One window of Candidatus Aminicenantes bacterium genomic DNA carries:
- a CDS encoding radical SAM protein has translation MTLPDDRPDDKPVATPTVRYGRGFYGWENQDIIPFRWMSREAEIFVAGPGSPDTRCLTLAVKHLFADQQAPRLEVFLDGRSLGQAVVPTQFTTLFFPFSFPAGGEIPFTLRLDRTHSVPGDGRILGIMVQAAAVIAAGTQDDPVYGAGWHGWETEGYSTFRWMGRRGEILLPWKQVRAHHYLTIPVFLDFPDIDQKLTLSYRGSPAAEWPVIQGWGYGSYDLALLRQQDRGESDIPPVIELSVDRLHPVQRHAGDGRELGVRIGPLEFHDDDAWHADSAFFRENARKNYEEMKAGKTVLSSYPLSLGVDLFGRCNISPPCVYCLWDGMKEMEGDRVDAIVDDATLKGYGPFFRSARYLVNCSFGEPLLHPRLAEILNACAERKKIIELSSNGQAFTDRTIKALVGKPVNLYISLDAATRETYAKIRNDRWDDIVPSLVRLNEERQKAGRLPRIYLVFIPMRVNAGDLEEYFRLARRIEADKLVLRPLLHPAKPKAPIDRGGYRFDFAREPLGRKELEALFRDAQRFAQQYGVPLASQFDFGKPAPSPSGKEAAS, from the coding sequence TTGACTCTTCCCGACGATCGGCCGGACGACAAGCCCGTCGCGACGCCGACGGTTCGATACGGCCGCGGTTTCTATGGCTGGGAAAATCAGGACATCATCCCTTTCCGCTGGATGAGCCGCGAAGCGGAGATTTTCGTCGCCGGCCCCGGCTCGCCCGACACCCGCTGCCTGACCCTGGCCGTCAAGCATCTATTCGCCGATCAGCAGGCGCCTAGGCTGGAAGTCTTTCTCGACGGCCGATCCCTCGGGCAAGCCGTCGTCCCGACGCAATTCACGACGCTGTTCTTCCCTTTCTCGTTTCCGGCCGGCGGGGAGATCCCCTTCACCCTCCGGCTGGACCGGACCCATTCCGTGCCCGGCGACGGGAGGATCCTGGGCATCATGGTCCAGGCCGCCGCCGTGATCGCGGCCGGGACGCAGGACGATCCGGTCTACGGCGCCGGATGGCACGGCTGGGAGACGGAGGGCTATTCGACGTTCCGCTGGATGGGCCGCCGCGGCGAAATCCTGCTGCCTTGGAAACAGGTTCGAGCGCACCACTATCTGACCATCCCCGTGTTTCTGGACTTTCCCGACATCGATCAGAAGCTGACTTTGTCATACCGGGGCAGTCCCGCGGCGGAATGGCCGGTCATCCAAGGCTGGGGCTATGGCAGCTACGATCTGGCCTTGCTGCGGCAGCAGGATCGGGGCGAATCCGATATCCCTCCCGTCATCGAGCTGAGTGTCGACAGGCTTCACCCGGTTCAGCGCCATGCCGGAGACGGACGCGAGCTGGGCGTTCGAATCGGCCCCCTGGAATTCCACGACGACGACGCCTGGCACGCCGATTCCGCCTTTTTCCGGGAGAACGCCCGCAAGAACTATGAAGAGATGAAGGCCGGGAAGACCGTGTTGAGCTCGTACCCCCTGAGCCTGGGCGTCGATCTCTTCGGTCGCTGCAACATCAGTCCGCCCTGCGTCTACTGCCTCTGGGACGGGATGAAGGAGATGGAGGGCGACCGCGTCGACGCGATCGTCGACGACGCGACACTGAAAGGCTACGGCCCCTTCTTCCGGTCGGCCCGATACCTGGTCAACTGTTCTTTCGGCGAGCCCTTGCTCCATCCCCGGCTGGCCGAAATCCTGAACGCCTGCGCCGAGCGGAAGAAGATCATCGAGCTGTCGTCCAACGGGCAGGCCTTCACCGACCGGACGATCAAGGCCCTGGTCGGCAAGCCGGTCAATCTCTATATCTCGCTGGACGCAGCGACGCGGGAGACCTACGCCAAGATCCGCAACGACCGCTGGGACGACATCGTCCCCTCGCTTGTCCGGCTGAACGAAGAGCGGCAAAAGGCCGGCCGTCTCCCGCGCATTTATCTGGTTTTCATCCCGATGCGGGTCAACGCCGGCGACCTCGAGGAGTATTTCCGCCTGGCCCGGCGGATCGAGGCCGACAAGCTCGTCCTGCGGCCGCTGCTTCACCCGGCCAAGCCGAAGGCGCCGATCGATCGGGGCGGGTATCGCTTCGACTTCGCCCGGGAGCCGCTCGGCCGCAAGGAGCTCGAAGCGCTCTTCCGGGACGCCCAGCGGTTCGCTCAGCAGTATGGCGTCCCCCTGGCCAGCCAGTTCGACTTCGGCAAGCCGGCCCCCTCTCCATCCGGTAAGGAGGCCGCCTCATGA
- a CDS encoding SPFH domain-containing protein, protein MTLPSILITAGIILVILALFALLVAKQYKKVGPNEALIISGRKKTVTGPDGAKVKVGYRYRLGGGTFVMPFLETVDTLPMEVVSLSIRTPEVLTHGGVPILADATAQVKIDSSESAIMVAAEQFLGIGKDGIREVAVNVLEGRMREVIGTMTVEEIYRGRAEFNEKVVAAAKADLSKMGLVLLAFALKEFSDPQGYINSLSKPLIMAAKRDAAISEAEGEKEAVIKSSQARKEAEVARLQADAQIAKAQWENETKKSDSLTLVNQKKAQADFAYELERHRLNQDIKREEAKVRQVEKEQAIKIEELEILRREKELEANVIKPSDARKYQIKSEAEAEEYRIQAEAHGKAEAVKMEGLAEASRIKEKGTAEAEAMLKKAQSMDKYGDAAILEMYMKVLPEVVRGMSEPLSKVDKIVVVGGDKSLGTTKITAQMAEILAQVPDVLQSLTGADIKKFLKDKLTSEGKPVK, encoded by the coding sequence ATGACTCTTCCCAGCATCCTGATCACTGCCGGTATCATCCTCGTCATACTGGCCCTGTTCGCCCTTCTCGTCGCCAAGCAATACAAGAAGGTCGGGCCCAACGAAGCCCTGATCATCTCCGGGCGCAAGAAGACGGTGACCGGCCCCGACGGCGCCAAGGTCAAGGTCGGATACCGCTACCGGCTGGGCGGCGGAACTTTCGTCATGCCCTTCCTGGAAACCGTCGACACTCTTCCCATGGAGGTCGTGTCCCTGTCGATCCGGACGCCGGAGGTCCTGACCCACGGCGGCGTGCCGATCCTGGCCGACGCCACGGCCCAGGTCAAGATCGATTCGAGCGAGAGCGCCATCATGGTCGCCGCGGAGCAGTTCCTGGGCATCGGCAAGGACGGCATCCGCGAAGTCGCCGTCAACGTCCTGGAAGGCCGGATGCGCGAGGTCATCGGCACGATGACCGTGGAAGAGATCTACCGCGGCCGGGCCGAGTTCAACGAGAAGGTCGTGGCCGCGGCCAAGGCCGATCTCTCCAAGATGGGGCTGGTCCTGCTGGCCTTCGCCCTCAAGGAGTTCTCCGACCCCCAAGGCTACATCAACTCCCTCAGCAAACCGCTGATCATGGCCGCCAAGCGCGACGCCGCCATTTCCGAGGCCGAGGGCGAGAAAGAAGCCGTCATCAAGTCTTCCCAGGCCCGCAAGGAAGCCGAAGTCGCCCGGCTCCAGGCCGATGCCCAGATCGCCAAGGCCCAGTGGGAGAATGAGACCAAGAAATCCGACTCGCTGACCCTGGTCAACCAGAAGAAGGCCCAGGCCGACTTCGCCTACGAGTTGGAGCGCCATCGCCTCAATCAGGATATCAAGCGCGAGGAAGCCAAGGTCCGCCAGGTGGAGAAGGAGCAGGCCATTAAGATCGAGGAGCTGGAAATCCTGCGGCGGGAGAAGGAGCTGGAGGCCAACGTCATCAAGCCGTCCGACGCCCGCAAATACCAGATCAAGTCCGAAGCCGAAGCGGAAGAATACCGGATCCAAGCCGAAGCCCACGGCAAGGCCGAGGCCGTCAAGATGGAGGGCTTGGCCGAGGCTTCCCGGATCAAGGAGAAGGGTACTGCCGAGGCCGAGGCCATGCTCAAGAAGGCCCAGTCGATGGACAAGTACGGCGACGCCGCCATCCTGGAAATGTATATGAAGGTCCTGCCCGAGGTCGTCCGGGGGATGTCGGAGCCGCTGTCCAAGGTGGACAAGATCGTCGTCGTCGGCGGCGACAAATCCCTGGGCACGACCAAGATAACGGCCCAGATGGCCGAGATTCTGGCCCAGGTGCCGGACGTGCTCCAATCGCTGACCGGCGCGGACATCAAGAAATTCCTGAAGGACAAGCTTACCTCCGAAGGCAAGCCCGTCAAGTAA
- a CDS encoding SPASM domain-containing protein has protein sequence MSAENAAPPGLPLCREPWENFYILRRGILPCCYGGAVIGEMEDYAEVWNSPEIQEIRRYLSQGKLAPYCLENPGCPIVQRVLAQGAQATESAPPASSPARGLGASLRRLFPRKTGR, from the coding sequence ATGAGCGCGGAAAACGCGGCCCCTCCCGGACTCCCTCTCTGCCGCGAGCCTTGGGAGAATTTCTATATTCTGAGGCGCGGCATCCTGCCCTGCTGTTACGGGGGCGCCGTCATCGGCGAGATGGAGGATTACGCCGAGGTCTGGAACTCGCCCGAAATCCAGGAGATCAGGCGCTATCTGAGCCAAGGCAAGCTGGCTCCGTACTGCCTGGAAAACCCGGGCTGCCCCATCGTCCAGCGGGTCCTGGCACAAGGGGCGCAGGCTACGGAGAGCGCTCCGCCGGCCTCCTCACCCGCCCGCGGGCTCGGCGCGTCTCTCCGGCGCCTTTTTCCCCGAAAAACCGGCCGCTAG
- the rph gene encoding ribonuclease PH has protein sequence MRANDRPNDETRPIRFQLDYLDFADGSALIECGRTRVLATATIEEKVPPFIKGTGSGWVTAEYAMLPRATEKRTVRERVQGCPSGRSQEIQRLIGRALRAVTDLRALGERQIILDCDVLQADGGTRVASINAACVALALALKKLMDERDLDQMPLRSLVGAVSVGLVKETPLLDLDYPEDSTAEVDMNVVQTDRGQLLEVQATAERSPFSRHQLGELLKLADKGIREIIQAQKDALKHKSLLFMAYGER, from the coding sequence ATGAGAGCCAACGACCGCCCGAACGACGAGACCCGCCCGATCCGCTTCCAGCTCGACTACCTCGATTTCGCCGACGGCTCGGCCCTCATCGAGTGCGGCAGGACCCGGGTCCTAGCCACCGCCACGATCGAGGAGAAGGTGCCGCCGTTCATCAAGGGGACTGGCTCGGGCTGGGTGACGGCGGAGTACGCCATGCTGCCCCGGGCCACCGAAAAGCGAACGGTTCGCGAGCGCGTCCAGGGCTGCCCCTCCGGCCGCAGCCAGGAGATCCAGCGCCTGATCGGACGGGCCCTGCGGGCCGTGACCGACCTGCGGGCTTTGGGCGAGCGGCAGATCATCCTGGACTGCGACGTCCTGCAGGCGGACGGCGGCACGCGGGTGGCCTCGATCAACGCCGCCTGCGTCGCCCTGGCCTTGGCCCTCAAAAAGCTGATGGATGAGAGGGACCTGGATCAGATGCCCCTGCGCAGCCTCGTCGGAGCCGTCAGCGTGGGCCTGGTCAAGGAGACGCCGCTGCTCGACCTCGATTACCCTGAAGACTCCACGGCCGAGGTCGACATGAACGTAGTCCAAACCGACCGCGGCCAGCTCTTGGAAGTCCAGGCCACGGCCGAGCGCAGCCCCTTCTCGCGCCACCAGCTCGGCGAGCTCCTCAAGCTGGCCGACAAGGGCATCCGGGAGATCATCCAGGCCCAGAAGGACGCCCTCAAGCACAAGAGCCTTCTCTTTATGGCCTACGGCGAGCGTTAA
- a CDS encoding prepilin-type N-terminal cleavage/methylation domain-containing protein, with translation MPNRKSGFTLIELLVVVAIIGILAALLVPNAMSALQRAKIRGTQKDISTIATTLINYIGDKSVPPVNSGDISTTLKSALSPMYIKVLPLNDQWGNGFKVYCGTAVDGNYGLTGSGPDDFLIASYGRSGTLEGFTYVAATPEAGLYTISSSADFFKDLISLNGQFIRGPRAGTSGT, from the coding sequence ATGCCCAATCGGAAGAGCGGCTTCACCCTGATCGAGCTTCTGGTCGTCGTGGCGATTATCGGCATTCTGGCTGCGCTGCTGGTTCCCAACGCCATGTCCGCCCTGCAGAGGGCGAAGATACGCGGCACCCAGAAGGACATCAGCACCATCGCCACGACCCTGATCAACTACATCGGCGACAAGTCCGTCCCGCCGGTCAACAGCGGCGACATCAGCACCACGCTGAAGAGCGCCCTGTCGCCGATGTACATCAAGGTCCTCCCGCTGAACGATCAGTGGGGCAACGGCTTCAAAGTCTACTGCGGAACGGCGGTAGATGGGAATTACGGCCTGACAGGCTCGGGGCCGGATGACTTTCTAATCGCATCCTATGGCCGCAGCGGCACGCTGGAGGGCTTCACCTATGTCGCGGCGACGCCGGAGGCCGGGCTGTACACGATCTCATCGTCGGCGGACTTCTTCAAGGATCTGATCTCGTTGAACGGCCAGTTCATCCGAGGTCCCCGGGCCGGCACCTCGGGGACCTAG